In Verrucomicrobiota bacterium, the genomic stretch TGCTGCCGCGTATCAGTGAACGCGCCAAGCAACGCGGTTATGTTTTGATCGTGCTGGACCCGATTTACAAACTCATGGCCGGCAGAGACGAGAATTCAGCCGGGGACATTGGCGAAGTCATGCACGGCATTGAAAGTCTGGCCGTCCAGACTGGTGCCGCCGTGGCGTTTGCTGCGCATTTCAGCAAAGGGAACCAAGCCGCAAAGGAAAGCATTGACCGCATATCGGGCTCTGGTGTGTTCGCCCGTGATCCTGACTCCATACTGACCTTGACCCGGCACCAAGAGGCGGACAGCTTCACCATTGACTGTGTGCTGCGCAATCACCCGCCCGTCGCGCCGTTTGTTGCAACGTGGATGTTTCCGCTAATGCGCGTCAATGACTCCCTGAACCCGGCAGACCTACACCAAGCACAGACCGGACGGAAAGCAATCTACAACCCACAAATGATCCTCGACAACTGGCCCAAACGGAAGAAACAAACCACCGCTGGAGCTTTGAAAGAGGCTGTTTGCAGTGCCACCGGGATGAGTCGGGCTAAGTTCTATGAACTATTGCGCGAGTTGGTCAATCAAGGACAGCTTAACCGGGATGACAAGGAGCGATATAGCATCAGTCTTGAAAGTCCAGAAAGCCATAAAAAAGACTTAAAAGACCAGTAAGTCCAGTAATACGTAGTATACTGGACTACTGGACTAAGCGTTTTTTCAAGTCCAGAAACTCAAAACCCATGAAAACACGAACCATAGCCAACCCTGCCACCCTGCAAAGTAATTCTTTTGACACCTTGCAATAGTTTGCACCTGTCACATGAAACCCAACCCACACGGAATTACACCCGAACAAATTCGGCAGGTTG encodes the following:
- a CDS encoding AAA family ATPase — encoded protein: MSKLLPVPDLKATTTEPPPAPPLPDVVDASALVADTTPAPDEVVCGVLHRGAKMVVGGSSKTNKTWCLTDLAIAVSHNEPWLNFKTRPGLVLFVNLEIQPYFFARRIEAIASAKNIPVRSGVLDVLNLRGHCASFDELLPRISERAKQRGYVLIVLDPIYKLMAGRDENSAGDIGEVMHGIESLAVQTGAAVAFAAHFSKGNQAAKESIDRISGSGVFARDPDSILTLTRHQEADSFTIDCVLRNHPPVAPFVATWMFPLMRVNDSLNPADLHQAQTGRKAIYNPQMILDNWPKRKKQTTAGALKEAVCSATGMSRAKFYELLRELVNQGQLNRDDKERYSISLESPESHKKDLKDQ